One segment of Manihot esculenta cultivar AM560-2 chromosome 4, M.esculenta_v8, whole genome shotgun sequence DNA contains the following:
- the LOC110607816 gene encoding probable LRR receptor-like serine/threonine-protein kinase At3g47570, whose product MELANLAKWLLLGLFILCVQIHGNETDKLALLKFKEAISAGDPNQLLDSWNDSLPFCNWFGITCSRRHQRVKSLDLEGQNLFGTISPYIGNLSFLRVINLQNNSFHGEIPQEVGSLFRLEELFLNNNTLAGEIPINLTRCSKLMFLDLGWNYHVSGKIPAELGSLTKLQTLNLFANNLTGEIPASLGNLSSLTFFCVSCNRLLGNIPDDLGKLTSLTVLYVGANQLSGTIPLPLFNISSIRKFSVIQNQLHGNLPENLGITLPNLIFFSVGNNNFSGTIPNSLFNASHLEIVNLGWSNFVGQVPMNLGNLKNLWRLRLHGNALGSNSTNDLAFLDSLTNCTKMKILDLGRNNFGGVLPNSVANLSTEFDLFYIGENQITGTIPAGLENLIKLTGIALHNNLLSGVFPNYFGKFQKLQSLSLGGNRLSGEIPSSIGNLTHLLELYLPDNNFQGSIPSSIGNCQNLYFLDISQNHLNGVIPPEILLVRSFTRLLSLSQNSLTGVLPFEVGKLSNIGALDFSENNLSGQIPATIGDCLSLEFLYLQGNSFQGTIPPSLASLRGLQYLDLSRNKLTGRIPKDLQDIPYLLFLNLSFNDLEGEVPTGGVFRNASAVSLIGNDKLCGGVSELNLPKCPNKRGGLFFHKLEIILTVMPVCILLTLAFLFVYWKRNPKQKSSSSSSMMKQFLKVSYGDICRATNGFSPENLIGSGSFGSVYKGFLDQVERPVAVKVLKLEHKGASKSFISECIVLRNIRHRNLVKMLTCCSSMDYKLNDFKALILEFMGNGSLEKWLHPEIEGKNQSWNLNLLQRLNVAVDVASALQYLHEQCENPIIHCDLKPSNVLFDDDMVAHVSDFGLARLVSTSKSSSQSLSTTTGIKGTIGYAPPEYGMGCPASREGDVYSFGILVLEMFSGRRPTDEIFKDGLNLHSFVKTALPESLMQIVDPNLITAETQETNSGRTATEEERELSNLSKMSAKARSCVVSVLEIGIGCSAESPKGRMSMEDVSRQLHLIRKTFLGI is encoded by the exons ATGGAGCTGGCTAACTTAGCAAAGTGGTTATTGTTGGGTCTTTTCATTCTGTGTGTTCAAATCCATGGAAATGAGACTGATAAACTTGCTTTGCTCAAGTTCAAAGAAGCAATAAGTGCTGGTGATCCAAATCAACTCTTGGATTCATGGAATGACTCTCTCCCATTTTGCAATTGGTTTGGAATCACATGCAGTCGCCGTCATCAGAGAGTCAAATCCTTGGATTTGGAAGGGCAGAATTTATTTGGAACAATCTCACCTTATATTGGCAACCTGAGTTTTCTTCGAGTCATCAACCTCCAAAACAACAGTTTCCATGGTGAAATTCCACAAGAAGTTGGCAGCTTGTTTCGCCTGGAAGAATTGTTTCTCAACAACAATACTTTAGCAGGCGAAATTCCAATCAACTTAACTCGATGTTCCAAGCTCATGTTTCTTGATTTGGGTTGGAATTATCATGTATCAGGAAAAATCCCAGCTGAACTTGGTTCTTTAACTAAGCTTCAGACTCTTAATCTTTTTGCAAACAACCTGACAGGAGAAATCCCAGCTTCCTTGGGCAACCTTTCATCGCTCACTTTCTTTTGTGTATCGTGTAACAGATTGTTGGGAAATATTCCtgacgatttgggcaaattaacAAGCTTAACAGTTCTTTATGTTGGAGCAAATCAACTATCTGGCACAATTCCTCTGCCCCTCTTCAATATCTCCTCCATCAGAAAGTTTTCTGTCATACAAAATCAACTCCATGGGAATCTGCCAGAAAACTTAGGCATCACTCTCCCAAATCTCATATTTTTCTCAGTTGGGAACAATAATTTCTCTGGGACAATTCCAAATTCTCTATTCAATGCTTCTCATCTGGAAATAGTTAATCTTGGTTGGAGTAACTTTGTTGGACAAGTTCCAATGAATTTAGGAAATCTTAAAAACCTCTGGCGGCTAAGACTTCATGGAAATGCTCTGGGAAGTAATTCAACCAATGACTTAGCTTTTCTAGACTCTTTGACAAACTGTACCAAGATGAAAATCTTGGATTTGGGTAGAAACAATTTTGGAGGTGTTTTACCAAATTCTGTAGCAAATTTGTCAACCGAATTTGATCTGTTCTATATTGGGGAGAATCAAATCACAGGCACCATTCCTGCAGGGTTAGAGAATCTCATCAAGTTAACTGGAATAGCCCTGCATAATAATCTTCTTTCAGGCGTCTTCCCCAATTACTTTGGGAAGTTTCAGAAACTACAATCGTTGAGTTTAGGTGGAAATAGGTTGTCCGGAGAGATTCCATCCTCCATCGGAAACCTTACACATTTGCTTGAACTCTACTTACCAGACAACAATTTTCAGGGAAGCATTCCTTCAAGCATTGGAAATTGCCAAAATTTGTATTTCTTAGACATTTCACAGAACCATCTGAATGGAGTTATACCCCCTGAGATTTTACTTGTTCGTTCCTTCACAAGATTACTGAGTTTATCTCAAAACTCTTTAACTGGAGTCCTGCCTTTTGAAGTAGGGAAGCTATCAAATATAGGAGCACTAGATTTCTCAGAAAACAATCTTTCAGGCCAAATTCCTGCAACAATTGGAGATTGCTTGAGCTTGGAATTCCTTTATCTGCAAGGGAATTCATTTCAAGGGACCATCCCTCCATCTTTAGCTTCCCTGAGAGGCCTTCAATATTTAGATCTTTCACGAAACAAGTTGACAGGGCGAATTCCGAAAGATCTACAGGACATTCCATATTTACTTTTCCTGAATCTTTCTTTCAATGATCTTGAGGGTGAAGTACCAACTGGAGGAGTTTTCAGAAATGCAAGTGCTGTATCATTAATTGGTAATGATAAGCTTTGCGGCGGTGTCTCAGAACTCAATCTACCAAAATGCCCGAACAAGAGAGGAGGGTTGTTTTTTCATAAGCTGGAAATTATACTAACTGTAATGCCTGTGTGTATCTTATTGACATTAGcctttctttttgtttattgGAAAAGAAATCCAAAGCAGAAGTCATCTTCTTCATCCTCAATGATGAAGCAATTTCTGAAGGTATCTTATGGAGATATTTGTCGTGCAACGAATGGATTCTCTCCGGAAAATTTGATCGGATCTGGCAGCTTCGGCTCTGTGTATAAAGGATTTCTAGATCAAGTTGAAAGACCAGTAGCGGTTAAAGTTCTCAAGCTTGAACATAAGGGTGCTTCCAAGAGCTTTATTTCTGAATGCATTGTGTTGAGGAATATCAGACACCGAAATCTTGTGAAGATGTTGACATGTTGCTCAAGCATGGATTACAAACTTAATGATTTCAAAGCTCTAATCCTTGAATTCATGGGAAATGGGAGCTTGGAGAAGTGGTTGCATCCTGAAATAGAAGGCAAAAATCAATCATGGAATTTAAACTTGCTTCAGAGATTAAATGTTGCCGTCGATGTGGCCTCGGCCTTGCAATATCTTCATGAGCAATGTGAAAATCCAATTATTCATTGTGACCTGAAACCCAGCAATGTTCTTTTCGACGACGACATGGTTGCTCATGTATCTGATTTTGGTCTTGCAAGACTCGTTTCAACAAGCAAATCTTCATCTCAAAGCTTGTCTACCACAACTGGAATAAAAGGAACAATCGGTTATGCTCCTCCAG AATATGGAATGGGTTGTCCAGCATCTAGAGAGGGGGATGTGTATAGCTTTGGAATCCTTGTATTAGAGATGTTCTCAGGAAGAAGACCAACTGATGAAATATTCAAAGATGGCTTAAATCTTCATAGCTTTGTCAAGACAGCATTGCCAGAAAGCCTTATGCAGATTGTTGACCCTAACCTCATCACAGCAGAAACACAAGAAACAAATTCTGGAAGAACAGCaacagaagaagaaagagaattgTCTAACCTGAGCAAGATGAGTGCAAAAGCGCGAAGTTGTGTAGTTTCAGTGCTTGAAATTGGCATTGGCTGTTCAGCAGAATCACCCAAAGGACGAATGAGTATGGAGGATGTTAGCAGACAACTTCATTTGATCAGAAAAACTTTTCTTGGAATCTAA